A window of Pyrobaculum aerophilum str. IM2 contains these coding sequences:
- a CDS encoding replication factor C small subunit, translating into MSELFWFEKYRPRSFDEVVDLEEVKARLRQFVKAGNMPHLLFYGPPGTGKTTMALVLARELYGEYWRENTLELNASDERGINVIRERVKEFARTAPVGKAPFKLVILDEADNMTSDAQQALRRIMEIYAQNTRFILLANYVSGIIEPIQSRTVMIRFSPLPKEAVFARLRYIAENEGVKVSDDALEAIYEFTQGDMRRAINALQIAATVSKAVTEEVVAKALGMVSPRLLRETLYEAVKGSFGKAATQIYGFVADGGVGELEIIKQIHREMLRLDVQEYVKPEIAYIIAEAHYAILRGAHGLTQIYGALAKVRRLLKSV; encoded by the coding sequence ATGAGCGAGTTGTTTTGGTTTGAGAAATACCGTCCTCGTTCTTTTGATGAGGTGGTGGATTTAGAGGAGGTTAAGGCTAGGCTTAGGCAGTTTGTTAAAGCCGGGAATATGCCCCATCTCCTTTTCTACGGCCCTCCGGGCACTGGGAAGACTACCATGGCTTTAGTTTTGGCGAGGGAGCTCTACGGGGAGTACTGGCGGGAGAATACCCTTGAGCTAAACGCCTCAGACGAGAGGGGGATAAACGTAATTAGAGAGAGAGTGAAGGAGTTCGCGAGGACGGCGCCGGTGGGAAAAGCGCCGTTTAAATTAGTAATACTAGACGAGGCTGACAACATGACCTCAGACGCACAACAAGCACTCCGCAGAATAATGGAAATATACGCACAAAACACAAGATTTATACTACTGGCAAATTACGTCAGCGGAATTATTGAGCCTATACAGTCGCGCACTGTCATGATAAGATTCTCGCCGCTTCCGAAAGAGGCCGTGTTCGCACGTCTTCGCTATATAGCTGAGAATGAGGGCGTGAAGGTATCAGACGACGCGTTGGAGGCTATATATGAATTTACACAAGGCGATATGAGGAGGGCGATAAACGCGTTACAAATAGCGGCCACTGTAAGCAAGGCCGTCACTGAGGAGGTGGTGGCAAAGGCTTTGGGAATGGTAAGCCCCAGGCTGTTGAGGGAGACACTATATGAAGCGGTGAAGGGCAGTTTCGGAAAGGCAGCGACGCAAATATACGGCTTTGTGGCAGACGGCGGCGTGGGGGAGCTGGAAATAATTAAACAGATTCACAGAGAAATGCTGAGGCTGGACGTCCAGGAGTACGTAAAGCCGGAGATCGCGTATATAATAGCGGAGGCGCATTACGCCATCTTAAGGGGAGCGCACGGGCTGACCCAAATATATGGAGCCCTTGCAAAAGTTAGAAGGCTTTTAAAATCAGTATAG
- a CDS encoding transcription initiation factor IIB, translating into MSVSNPPSSGKPLKLRVNKDSEGYLSLVTESGEVYKCPICGNDKFVYNYERGEAVCIVCGAVVQEQLLDLGPEWRAFTSEEKGQRARTGAPLTRLISEALTTVIDWRDKDVSGKELDIKRKLEVIRLRKWQTRARVQTSYERNFIQAAQELERLRSAMGIPRPCIEQALEIYRQALEKELVRGRSVEAMAAAALYMACRMMKMPRPLDELVRYTKASRREVARCYRLLLRELNVKVPISDPILYISRIAEQLKLSGEVVKTAIDILQKAKKAGITAGKDPAGLAAAAVYIASLMHGDNRTQKDFAVAAGVTEVTVRNRYKELAKALNIKVPVK; encoded by the coding sequence ATGTCGGTCTCAAATCCCCCCTCCTCTGGAAAGCCCCTCAAGCTCCGAGTTAATAAAGATAGTGAAGGATATTTAAGCCTTGTCACTGAGAGTGGCGAGGTATATAAGTGCCCCATTTGTGGCAACGACAAATTCGTTTATAACTACGAGAGGGGAGAGGCCGTGTGTATAGTATGTGGGGCCGTGGTGCAAGAACAGCTCCTAGACTTGGGACCTGAGTGGAGGGCCTTCACCTCTGAGGAAAAGGGCCAGCGGGCTCGCACGGGCGCCCCGCTCACGAGGCTTATCTCAGAGGCGCTTACCACTGTAATTGACTGGAGGGATAAGGACGTCTCCGGCAAGGAGCTTGACATCAAGAGAAAACTTGAAGTAATTAGGCTGAGGAAGTGGCAGACGAGGGCCAGGGTCCAGACTTCATATGAAAGGAATTTCATACAAGCGGCGCAGGAGCTTGAAAGGCTGAGAAGTGCCATGGGCATCCCAAGGCCTTGTATAGAACAGGCGCTGGAGATCTACAGACAGGCATTAGAAAAAGAGCTAGTAAGAGGCAGGTCCGTCGAGGCCATGGCGGCTGCTGCCCTATACATGGCGTGTCGCATGATGAAAATGCCGAGACCTCTCGACGAATTAGTGAGATATACGAAGGCCTCTAGAAGAGAGGTGGCTAGGTGTTATAGGCTGTTGCTCAGGGAGCTGAACGTAAAAGTCCCCATTAGCGACCCCATACTATACATATCAAGAATAGCAGAGCAGTTAAAGCTAAGCGGCGAGGTGGTCAAAACGGCAATTGATATCTTACAAAAGGCGAAAAAGGCGGGTATTACGGCAGGTAAAGATCCAGCGGGTCTGGCGGCAGCTGCTGTGTATATAGCATCGCTAATGCACGGCGACAATAGGACGCAGAAAGACTTCGCAGTGGCTGCGGGGGTGACTGAGGTGACAGTTAGAAATAGATATAAAGAGCTGGCAAAGGCGCTTAACATAAAGGTGCCTGTAAAGTAA
- a CDS encoding OBG GTPase family GTP-binding protein produces MPANLPAEAKAAWLKVMEAKTPEEKIKAMEEFLSTVPKHKGTEKLIKHIRRRMAELKRELNERREKERALRGGGGSRLYVAKEGDIQVAVVGPPSSGKTSLLCCLSNTTLRPDDLPFSTVEPVPSMFVEDGVYVQLVKTPSLVLDQSSDLNAIALATVRNADAVILVIGADTDRGAVERIFQFFEDEGVYLTPLRNYVKIERRGLGGIQIMGSGRVIGGTLNDVKKILNEYGIYHAVVRIEGEVTLDEVEEALYLDRIYKPTIAVISKTDLLKPSDSVIDLLSKSGVRYYLADLKTCSVDKRRLLEDLLKVTGRIRVFTKPIHSKTYTPKPIVVKAGSTVGEVAAMIHSSLAETFKYAVVWRREDFPNRPKRVGRDYVLSDNEIVEIHA; encoded by the coding sequence GTGCCTGCCAATTTGCCAGCGGAGGCTAAAGCGGCTTGGCTTAAGGTGATGGAGGCGAAGACGCCTGAGGAGAAGATTAAGGCGATGGAGGAGTTTTTATCCACAGTGCCTAAACATAAGGGGACTGAGAAGTTGATAAAGCATATAAGGAGAAGGATGGCTGAGCTGAAGAGGGAGTTGAACGAGCGGCGGGAGAAGGAGAGAGCTCTGCGGGGCGGTGGCGGATCGCGCCTTTATGTGGCTAAAGAGGGGGATATACAAGTGGCGGTCGTGGGCCCTCCAAGCTCCGGCAAGACCTCTCTGCTGTGTTGTCTATCAAACACAACGCTTAGACCTGACGACTTGCCTTTTTCAACAGTGGAACCCGTGCCTTCAATGTTCGTGGAGGACGGCGTTTACGTGCAGCTGGTTAAGACGCCGAGCCTAGTCCTTGATCAAAGCAGTGATTTAAACGCCATAGCTTTGGCGACGGTGAGAAACGCAGACGCAGTGATTTTAGTAATTGGCGCAGATACAGACCGCGGGGCTGTGGAAAGGATTTTCCAGTTTTTTGAGGACGAGGGGGTTTACCTAACCCCATTGCGGAATTATGTAAAGATAGAGAGAAGGGGCCTCGGCGGGATACAAATCATGGGTTCGGGGAGGGTTATAGGCGGCACTCTAAATGATGTAAAGAAAATATTAAACGAATATGGAATATACCACGCAGTGGTGCGCATAGAGGGGGAGGTTACTCTAGACGAAGTTGAAGAAGCTCTTTATTTAGACAGGATCTATAAGCCGACTATAGCGGTGATTTCCAAGACAGATTTACTAAAGCCCTCGGACTCAGTTATTGATTTATTATCGAAAAGCGGCGTGAGGTATTACCTCGCCGACTTAAAAACGTGTAGCGTTGACAAGAGGAGGCTTTTAGAGGATTTGTTAAAGGTCACTGGGAGAATCAGAGTCTTCACTAAGCCTATTCACTCAAAGACGTACACGCCAAAGCCCATTGTAGTGAAGGCCGGCTCTACAGTGGGCGAGGTGGCGGCGATGATACACTCATCCCTGGCCGAGACTTTTAAATACGCCGTGGTTTGGCGCCGGGAGGATTTCCCCAATCGCCCTAAGCGCGTTGGGCGCGACTACGTGCTTTCTGACAACGAAATAGTTGAAATACATGCGTAG
- a CDS encoding enoyl-CoA hydratase/isomerase family protein — protein sequence MIRIEPFGKYDKVVLTGEKRNAITRDVLESLLKLGCEREVIVTNEGPVFSAGLDLSVFLESKERVLEYLFTIHKLIKKFLDCDKRIIAYIKGDVYGLGVELLYFFDYVVAASEALKFSLQGINFGLFPPYTVSIGKYLFSYGHLRIMLSRDFTAGEAFRFGIVSEIGQLSPERLFSPPEHIGAFVKAKRWIMERVDEAVPYLYKLAEAATSEETRSRIKKFFAGNRGKS from the coding sequence GTGATAAGAATTGAGCCATTTGGCAAATACGACAAAGTAGTTCTGACCGGCGAGAAAAGGAACGCGATTACGCGTGATGTACTTGAAAGCTTGCTGAAGCTGGGTTGTGAAAGAGAAGTAATTGTGACAAACGAAGGCCCCGTCTTCTCCGCTGGTCTCGACCTCTCGGTTTTCCTAGAAAGTAAGGAGAGAGTATTAGAGTATTTATTTACTATTCATAAATTAATTAAAAAATTTCTTGATTGTGATAAGCGTATAATTGCTTATATAAAGGGAGATGTATATGGATTAGGAGTAGAACTCCTATATTTCTTTGATTACGTAGTGGCGGCTAGTGAGGCGTTGAAATTTTCCTTACAAGGTATTAATTTTGGCCTCTTCCCTCCCTACACGGTATCAATTGGAAAATACTTATTCTCCTACGGCCATCTTAGAATTATGTTAAGTAGAGATTTTACAGCAGGTGAGGCGTTTAGATTCGGCATTGTTTCCGAAATAGGGCAACTGTCTCCAGAGAGGCTCTTCTCGCCGCCGGAGCACATTGGCGCGTTTGTCAAGGCAAAAAGGTGGATAATGGAGAGAGTGGACGAGGCAGTGCCGTATTTGTATAAACTGGCCGAGGCGGCGACAAGCGAGGAGACTCGGTCTAGAATTAAAAAATTCTTTGCTGGAAATCGGGGTAAAAGCTAA
- a CDS encoding NADP-dependent isocitrate dehydrogenase, translating into MAVDIEKIKQGIPNIVPYAGKYVDPPEGDYVEYTGPGQFKVPDKVVIGYIEGDGIGPEVAYAAIRVANAAVEKAYGKSRKVIWYEVVVGEKAEKIFGNRLPDQSINVLKKIRVFLKAPLETPVGGGFRSINVTLRQLFDLYANIRPVKYFPGLPSPLKRPEVVDLVIFRENTEDVYAGIEWPYNSPEASKIRDFLRREFGINIRDDAGIGIKPISKFGTQRIARLALKFAIENKRRVVTVMHKGNIQKYTEGAFKDWAFEVARNEFREHVVFEDELAQYGGQVPPGKVLVNDRIADNMLQQLLTRTGEYDVILAPNLNGDYVSDEAAGLVGGLGVAPGIDVGDWGMMAEPVHGTAPKYRGKNYVNPTATILALELLFRFLGWREAANYIIKGVETAYREGYFTGDLARQMDEEERKHRVKEVLGTQEFADKVVEIIKRL; encoded by the coding sequence ATGGCTGTAGATATAGAGAAAATCAAACAGGGAATACCCAACATAGTCCCCTACGCTGGGAAGTATGTAGACCCTCCAGAGGGGGATTACGTAGAGTACACGGGCCCGGGCCAATTCAAAGTCCCCGATAAGGTCGTTATCGGGTACATAGAGGGAGACGGGATAGGGCCAGAGGTGGCTTATGCGGCTATTAGAGTGGCAAACGCCGCAGTTGAAAAGGCATATGGGAAGTCTAGAAAAGTAATCTGGTATGAGGTAGTGGTCGGCGAAAAGGCCGAAAAAATCTTCGGCAACAGACTGCCTGACCAGAGCATTAACGTCTTGAAGAAAATACGGGTGTTTCTTAAAGCCCCGCTTGAGACTCCAGTGGGAGGAGGGTTTAGAAGTATAAACGTGACGTTGCGCCAGCTCTTTGATCTCTACGCCAATATTAGACCTGTGAAGTACTTCCCGGGCCTCCCCTCGCCTCTGAAAAGGCCAGAGGTTGTCGATTTAGTAATTTTTAGAGAAAACACAGAGGACGTCTATGCTGGCATTGAGTGGCCTTACAACAGCCCTGAGGCGTCTAAAATCCGGGATTTCCTGCGTAGGGAGTTCGGAATTAATATAAGAGACGACGCCGGCATTGGCATAAAGCCCATTAGCAAATTCGGCACGCAGAGAATTGCAAGGCTGGCCTTGAAATTTGCAATTGAAAACAAGAGGCGTGTGGTAACAGTTATGCATAAGGGAAATATCCAGAAATACACCGAAGGCGCATTTAAAGATTGGGCGTTTGAAGTGGCTAGGAATGAGTTTAGGGAACACGTGGTGTTTGAAGACGAGCTGGCCCAGTACGGCGGCCAGGTGCCCCCGGGCAAAGTCCTTGTTAACGACAGAATTGCCGACAATATGTTACAACAGCTACTCACGAGAACGGGGGAATACGACGTAATTCTAGCCCCCAACTTAAATGGGGATTACGTCTCTGACGAGGCCGCTGGCCTAGTCGGAGGCCTCGGCGTCGCCCCCGGCATTGACGTGGGAGACTGGGGAATGATGGCGGAGCCGGTCCACGGCACAGCGCCTAAATATAGAGGTAAAAATTACGTAAACCCCACTGCCACAATACTAGCCCTTGAACTACTCTTCCGATTCTTGGGGTGGAGAGAAGCCGCGAATTATATTATCAAAGGAGTTGAGACTGCATATAGGGAGGGCTATTTCACCGGAGATCTGGCAAGGCAAATGGACGAGGAGGAGA